The following is a genomic window from Halodesulfovibrio sp..
TCACCCGCCAAAAACAACTCTTCTGGAAGGCAATAACAAATCACTTGTTTTGCGTCTTGTTAAACATGATGGTGCACACCGCAAAGGGCTGGCACTGTTGACGGGCGATATAGAACTAGAAGGGATTGAAGAATTATTGCGCTCAAAAGCAGACCTGAGTGCAGATGTGCTCATCCTTCCGCATCATGGGTCTGGCTCAAGCTACTCACCTGACTTTTATGATGCAGTTAACCCTGAAATAGCCATCGCGTCTTGCGGTTTCATGAACAAATATCGATTTCCATCAAAGAAAGTTATGAAAACATTGCACAGCAAAGGTATTAGAACACGCACTACTGCTCAAGATGGTGAAGTGAAACTTTACCTAGAGTAGGCTGAGGTATTAGAACAAAATTATTTTATATTAGAATGCGTTAGGAAGGAAAGGCTTAGAATTATTTTTCAGAAAATAACACTAAAAAGGTTGTGCAATATAGGAGATGTGCTAAAAAAAATGAAAGCATGCTGATGGGTTGGTGACAACACGGAACTACCCCTCCGAAGTGTCAGCCAATCAGGTGCTACAGGAGATAGCTTCGGTTATTCCGGACATGCGGCGGCCCTATTCCGCTTAAAAAACAGGGCCGCTACACACATTATCCTGATGCTGAAGAGTGACCAGCTCTTGCAGCAAGTCCCTGAAGGATGACCCCCTTCAAGAGACAATATCTCAAAAAGGGCACGCTTCAGCGTGTCCTTTTTAATTCATATCTAGAAAATAATGCTATTCAAAGAAACTTGCAACCTTCGCTTTCAATTCTGTCAAATCTACCGATTTTACAACATAATGGTCTGCTGCAATCGACTTCATATCATGCTGAAAGCTATCGTAGGCTGTACTCAAAATAACAGGGAGCGTTGTATTGGTACTTCGGATATCCTGTAATAAATCCAAGCCGGTAAGCTTTTGATTCAACCGTATATCCAAAATAACTACATCAGGATTTTCACGGGTAAGCACGTCCAGAATAGGTTCCGCCCCATCTGAAAGAGCTACTTTATACCCGTCCTCTTCAAATGCATCCTTGTATAACAGCCGGATATTCTCTTCGTCATCCACGATTAGCACTTTTTTATCAGCCATCTCATTCTCCCTTAAACCGAAAAAATGAACATTTCTCTACATGGTAATCTCGCGTAGAGGCTGATTGCGCAATGATTAAAACATTGCAAGGCTATCTCTTGGAAATGTTAAACGAGAATTGTGTGCCTTTGAATAATACCGCGTATACTTGGCACACACTGCAACCAAATGCAACGATATTTCTAACCCCTTTATTAAAAAGCAGAAAAACAAGATTACGGCATATTCCTTTATGCTGAACCACATCTCCCAGCTCTACACTCAACATGCTAACATTAAAGATAAAAAAGAGCATAATACAATGTAACCACCTAATATTACATTGGTGGCAACCGGTTGCTGTGCAATTTCTTGTCATGTTGTAAAAAATGAGTAAGGTATGCACGGACTGTTTTGCAACTGTGGCGCACCACTGTAACCATAGTGGCAACAGCCGCATGACACTTATCGTTTAATGTAAACTTCTGCCTCGGATCACAAGAGACAGAAGCCTCCCAGCAATCCTATTTATCCGGATGCCTACTATGCAAGAAGAGAAGGTTGTTTATACCAGACCCTACGGAGTTACTGTTACACTCCAACCGCAAAACGAAACTCGGACACTTAAAGCCCGTTCTGTTCGTCAACTCTTAAACATTATTAAAGCAAGTCCGAGCACTGTGCTTGTAATCCGTAATAACGAGCTTCTTACGTCTGACCGAAAGCTCTTTCACGGCGATGATGTCATCGTCCGCACAGTTGTTTCCAGCGGCTAGCAATGTACTCGGCACAGAACATGTACTATGCCGAATTACCAGCATCTTGACCTTGTGTTTCGGCGCCAGTCACCAGTGCGCCGCATATGATCTATAAGGAAAACACAATATGAAATGTAAAGTATGTAAAGCAACTGCGGTTGTTGCACTTCCCAGTCACAACACAGGTTTTTGTGCCGACTGCTTCATGTCTTTCTACGAACGCTCTGTAGAACGCAGCATCCGACGCCAAAAACTATTTACGTTTGAAGATAAAATTCTTGTGGCACTTTCCGGCGGCAAAGATTCCCTTGCCTGTGCACTTGTACTCAAAAAACTCGGCTACAACGTTCACGGACTCCATATTGATCTGGCAATTCCAGATAGCTCCGCAGCTGCAAGAGGCGTTGTAGAACGGTTTTGTGCTGCTAACGAAATCCCGCTTATCGTCAAAGAAATGGAACAAGAAGGATTGCAGATTCCGCGTGTCCGAAATGTTCTTTCACGCTCAGTTTGCTCTGCCTGTGGTCGAATCAAACGCTATTTCTTCAATAAAGTTGCAATAGATGAAGGGTACACAGCTCTTGCAACCGGTCATAACCTTGATGATGAAATTGCACGCCTTTTTTCTAATACTCTTCGCTGGGATATCCCCCACCTGAGCGATCAAGGCCCATTACTCGAAGCAGAAAATGGTTTTGCCCGCAAAGTGCGTCCACTCTTTAGGCTCACTGAATTTGAAAATGCTAACTACGCATTTTTGAATGATATCGAATACCACTACGCACCATGCCCATACTCACCGGGTGCAACATCAACAGCCTATAAAAAGTTGTGGAACCAGCTTGAAGAAGAAATGCCGGGACGAAAGCTTGCATTCTACACCGCATTTCTTGCACATGGTCGTGAGCCATTCCGCCAGTTTGAAAAAACAGAAGGAACAAAACCTGTTCCATGTGAACGATGTGGATATCCAACCTCCGCAGGCATCTGTGGTGTCTGCCGCACCCGTGATGCAGTTGCCGCAGGGGACGAGTAATTCTTAGACCAGCATGTTGCTCGGCTATCGATCATCAGTAGAAAGTAGAAAAAAAGAATGCTGTTGTAATAGTACGCCGTGCTACACAGCACTTCTTCGCCTACCATGAAAAAAGTAAGGCTGACCGCTATAAACGGTCAGCCTTTTTCATACAAAATCAAGCCAGTCGCTCAACTGAACAGGAACTGCTACACGTTGTTCATTGCTTCAAAAACTTTGTACAATCCCTGAGTACCAAGATCTTCGAGTCCCTGCGCTTTTGCTGCTACATAAAACTGATTCGCCAAGGCAAGCCCCGGAAGGGACAAATTCATCGCAGCTGCTTCTTCAAGAGCAATTCCCATATCTTTCACAAAATGCTTTATGAAGAATCCAGGATCAAAATCCTTTTTCGCAATACGTCTGCCCAGATTATTGATAGACCAGGAGCCTGCTGCTCCGCTGCCGATAACATCAATAACTTCGTCCAAATCCATTCCGGTTTTAGCGGCGTATAGCAAAGACTCCACAGTACCAATCATTGTACCTGCAATTAATATCTGGTTTGCCATTTTGCAGTGCTGCCCAGCTCCTGCGTCACCCATCCGTTTAATATTTTTCCCCATCGCTTCAAAATATGGGAGAACCTCTGCATAGGTTGCAGTATCACCACCAACCATGATGGCCAGAGTGCCTTCACGAGCACCCAAATCACCACCTGACACAGGCGCATCAAGAGCAGCCATTTTCTTAGATGCTGCAACGTCTGCAATACGTTTCGCTAAAGAAGGAGTTGATGTCGTCATATCAACGATAATGGTTCCCTCTTTCGCATGCGCAACAATGCCATTCTCTCCAAGAATAGTTTCTTCCACATCTTTTGGGAACCCAACAATTGTAAACACAATATCACTGTTTGCAGCTACCTCAGCAGGCGAGTTGCACAGCGTAGCCCCAAGCTCTACAAGCTCTTTAGCTTTTTCCGGTGTGCGGTTATATACGAAGGTTGTGCAATTATTTGTAAGTAAATGTTTACACATAGACTTACCCATTACACCTGTACCAATCCACCCGACTTTTTTGGATGCAAGACTCATCTTTCCTCCGTTATGCACTGACTAGATAACAATCAGTTACCATTAAACATATTACTGCAATTGTACCCTATTGATACAAACCGATTTATCACATAAAAGCATGCTGTTTACAGGTATGATTTTTTAATAGTTGATAAGATATAATTATATTCTTACGTTACAATATTTTTAATACATTTGCGGTTCGCGTATTTATTTCTTTACTTTTTTCTTATATAAACCAAAAACAATTTACCTGATGAGCAACTTTTCTATTTTCTCATGCGAATCCACAACACTTATTCGCCAATATTATCATCAGGAATTATTTATCAACTAAGTCCTACACTTGTTAACTGATATTAGCGTCCGATTTTTATTAATCATTATTCTACACAGCACTCTTTAGTAGTCGGATGGGTATTTTTACATCAGTTTATTTTTTAAAACGTATGTTTAACAGATACGAAACAACATAACCAAGTGCATTATCCATGGAACAAACTATTTTAATCATCGATGACGATGCAAAATTGCAAGATTTATTGACTGAATATCTCGAAAATTCAGGCTTCAAAGTAGTATCCTTACTCACAGGTCAGGATGCGCTTTCTACAATCCGCAATGTTGCTCCGTCCCTCATCATTCTGGACGTCATGCTCCCCGGCAAAGACGGACTGGAAGTCCTACGTGATATCCGCACGGAATCTACCATCCCAATTATTATGCTCACCGCCCGAGGTGACGATGCCGACCGCATTGTCGGTCTTGAATTGGGTGCTGACGATTACCTTTCCAAACCATTTAACCCACGTGAACTTCTAGCCCGCATTAAAGCTATTTTACGAAGATTCGACAATAGCACCACCAAAGTAACGTCACATCAAATTGAATGTGCAGGACTTGCTCTTGAAGCAAGCAGACAAATACTCATTATTGAAAATGAACACATAACACTTTCGCCTACTGAAACTAAGCTCATGGCAGAACTCATGCGTAACCCCAACCATGAATTTTCCCGCGATGATCTTATGACAAAAGTATGGGGGCGCGAATTCAACGCGTATGATCGCAGTATTGATGTACATATATCTAAGCTGCGAAACATTTTAAAACCATACACCGAACATGCCCACCGCATACGCACAGTGTGGGGCAAAGGGTACATGTTCCTGAGCGATTAATGCAACTTAAGTCTATTTCTGCTAAGCTGCTTGCTACATTTCTTTTTATTCTGGCGCTTAGCTTGGCTTTCTATGTCATCTTATTTTCAATAACTATGCATCGGGATGCGGAACGCTCTATACAGCGTTCCATCCCGATGATTTCGTCGCTTCTTACCACTGAACTAGCAAGCGTTGCACAATCTTCTGACGGTGAAACAGCAAAAAATACTGCTGCACTAAAAAAGATTATGCCCAAGTTGCAGGAAATTCTTCTTGCTGAATACGTATGGATTATCACTCCAGACGGATCCCGCATTACGGGTGAAGATACAAGTATTCCTGACCACACACTCTCCGTCGTCAAAAATCTTGATGATGATGTTCAGCTTGCGGTGTTCCGCTCTGTATACACAGATCAGTTGCAAGCCTTGAAATTCTCTATTCCTTTTTGGGGCAAAAAAGCAACAGTGGTGATCGCGCAGCAGCCCACTTGGCCTTCACACAAAATACTGCTGGACTTCCTTATCCCTACTGCCGGAACAGGACTGCTTATCGGAATGATCGTTCTGCCCCTCATTTCCAGAACATTACGTCCTCTTAAAGAACTGGAAGCAGCCGTTATTAACTTTGCAACTGGCGACCTATCAAAACGCGCAGTACCTGTTCATAATGATGAAGTTGGACGCCTATCACGCACGTTTAACATTATGGCAGACAACTTGGAACAGATGACACGATTCCGGCACGAGCTGACAGCAAATATTTCCCATGAACTACGAAGCCCGCTCACTCGTATTCAGATGTCAGAAGAGTTAGCTTTCCTCAGCTGCGAACAACAGAACTATCAGAATGTTAAAAAGCATCTCAATGCTGTCCGCACAGAAGTAGCAGAACTTGACGGGCTAATTGAAGAAATTTTGCGCCTTTCAAAACTGGAGCTGAATACACAAATAGGTGAAGTAGGGGCATGTGATATTACCAATACCCTGCAACGTCTTATACGTAAAAATGCACCAATTATTGAGCGCAAAAAACTCACCGTGCAGACAGAATATTCCCACGACTGCGTTATTACTTGTAACTACCCGATGGTGAACCTTGCTATAAGCAACCTTGTTTCCAATGCTCTGAAGTTTTCTCCAGAACGAGGACTCGTTCGCATTGCAACAATCTCGGACTCAACAACAGTCAGCATTGAAATATTCAACACCTTCTACCGTAATTTAACCTACACAGAACAAGCCGCGATATTCGAGCCTTTTGCTCGTGCAGAAGGCGAAAACATCCCCGGAACAGGTCTCGGGCTTGCCCTCGTAGCAAAAGTGGCAGAACAACATGAGGGGCGTGTAAGTGCACATAACCGAGTCGGTGGTCTTCTTTTCCGGCTTACCCTTCCTCGCGTTCTCGCATCACACAAGCAAAGAAAAGCGTAGCAAGAGCTTACAACAGCCCTGTAGCTGGCGCGTTATTTCTATAAAGCTCATTCAGTAGACTGTTCATTCATTTTCCCAAATACATCTGCGAAACACCAAGCAGCTTGTCATTTCACATCCTAACCCTTTACGCTTTTATGGGGATACTAGCCTGCGGCATTGCCGTACCTAGAGCGTTTTTCTGAAGAGCAGGCATAAAAAAAGGGAGAGATATAATCCCTCCCTATATACACTCTGTTCGAACGACTTATTCAGCTACGGAAACAAATTCAGCTGAATCTAAGCCGAAGGAGTTAACCAGACCGCCGCCTAACGCGATAAGTCTGTATGAAGCAATAAGTACATTTACTTTAGCTGTTACAAGACGCCCACGAGTTATAAACAGCTCGTTCTCGGCATCAAGAACATCCAGCAAGGTACGCTGTCCAACAGTAAACTGCTGTGCGTATACATCGCGAGTTTCAACGTTGAAGCCTACAGCTTTATTGTACTGCTCAACCTGTTCAAAAGCAGCATTCTGCTCGCTCCATGTAGAGGCTACTTCGCGGTACAATTCGTTTTCTGTATC
Proteins encoded in this region:
- a CDS encoding ATP-binding protein, with the protein product MKCKVCKATAVVALPSHNTGFCADCFMSFYERSVERSIRRQKLFTFEDKILVALSGGKDSLACALVLKKLGYNVHGLHIDLAIPDSSAAARGVVERFCAANEIPLIVKEMEQEGLQIPRVRNVLSRSVCSACGRIKRYFFNKVAIDEGYTALATGHNLDDEIARLFSNTLRWDIPHLSDQGPLLEAENGFARKVRPLFRLTEFENANYAFLNDIEYHYAPCPYSPGATSTAYKKLWNQLEEEMPGRKLAFYTAFLAHGREPFRQFEKTEGTKPVPCERCGYPTSAGICGVCRTRDAVAAGDE
- a CDS encoding NAD(P)-dependent oxidoreductase, coding for MSLASKKVGWIGTGVMGKSMCKHLLTNNCTTFVYNRTPEKAKELVELGATLCNSPAEVAANSDIVFTIVGFPKDVEETILGENGIVAHAKEGTIIVDMTTSTPSLAKRIADVAASKKMAALDAPVSGGDLGAREGTLAIMVGGDTATYAEVLPYFEAMGKNIKRMGDAGAGQHCKMANQILIAGTMIGTVESLLYAAKTGMDLDEVIDVIGSGAAGSWSINNLGRRIAKKDFDPGFFIKHFVKDMGIALEEAAAMNLSLPGLALANQFYVAAKAQGLEDLGTQGLYKVFEAMNNV
- a CDS encoding response regulator, encoding MADKKVLIVDDEENIRLLYKDAFEEDGYKVALSDGAEPILDVLTRENPDVVILDIRLNQKLTGLDLLQDIRSTNTTLPVILSTAYDSFQHDMKSIAADHYVVKSVDLTELKAKVASFFE
- a CDS encoding HAMP domain-containing sensor histidine kinase gives rise to the protein MQLKSISAKLLATFLFILALSLAFYVILFSITMHRDAERSIQRSIPMISSLLTTELASVAQSSDGETAKNTAALKKIMPKLQEILLAEYVWIITPDGSRITGEDTSIPDHTLSVVKNLDDDVQLAVFRSVYTDQLQALKFSIPFWGKKATVVIAQQPTWPSHKILLDFLIPTAGTGLLIGMIVLPLISRTLRPLKELEAAVINFATGDLSKRAVPVHNDEVGRLSRTFNIMADNLEQMTRFRHELTANISHELRSPLTRIQMSEELAFLSCEQQNYQNVKKHLNAVRTEVAELDGLIEEILRLSKLELNTQIGEVGACDITNTLQRLIRKNAPIIERKKLTVQTEYSHDCVITCNYPMVNLAISNLVSNALKFSPERGLVRIATISDSTTVSIEIFNTFYRNLTYTEQAAIFEPFARAEGENIPGTGLGLALVAKVAEQHEGRVSAHNRVGGLLFRLTLPRVLASHKQRKA
- a CDS encoding response regulator transcription factor, which gives rise to MEQTILIIDDDAKLQDLLTEYLENSGFKVVSLLTGQDALSTIRNVAPSLIILDVMLPGKDGLEVLRDIRTESTIPIIMLTARGDDADRIVGLELGADDYLSKPFNPRELLARIKAILRRFDNSTTKVTSHQIECAGLALEASRQILIIENEHITLSPTETKLMAELMRNPNHEFSRDDLMTKVWGREFNAYDRSIDVHISKLRNILKPYTEHAHRIRTVWGKGYMFLSD